One window of the Periophthalmus magnuspinnatus isolate fPerMag1 chromosome 17, fPerMag1.2.pri, whole genome shotgun sequence genome contains the following:
- the LOC117385354 gene encoding uncharacterized protein CXorf38 homolog gives MFPEALRVRLSNREYTNWIKAGQCLCFLAQGLQSFIDCQMRDFHAHLLNQNTLLRRPCEKDCTPRRNKLLGACRFCSEWQRTIHGHHRQPQNTINWNNCLPVSWRTDHWEVAKAFMPRGQEKVRGADQFDASALLNLISSCDWFHLVDPKPVREVIRYRNELMHSSDFHVSDSWIKHYNSALRNFILQLRDVAPMATAEEQINQMLQADLSIHVHGWDQTDLDDIVKDSVHDEISVDSIIQWEAELLQQRLQELLEETDDSNALSAEELKDLGSFFEANNDLGAHFSSQLQNLNLLRKSE, from the exons ATGTTTCCCGAAGCTTTGCGTGTCCGTTTAAGTAACAGAGAGTACACAAACTGGATAAAAGCGGGACAGTGTCTGTGTTTCCTGGCTCAGGGTCTGCAGAGTTTCATAGACTGTCAGATGAGAGACTTCCACGCGCACCTACTCAATCAAAACACACTACTACGGAGACCCTGCGAGAAAGACTGTACACCCAGAAGAAATAAG CTTTTAGGAGCATGTAGGTTTTGTTCAGAGTGGCAGAGGACTATCCATGGGCATCACAGGCAGCCCCAAAACACAATCAACTGGAATAACTGTTTACCTGTGTCCTGGAGAACCGACCACTGGGAGGTGGCTAAG GCTTTCATGCCCCGGGGTCAGGAAAAGGTTAGAGGAGCCGATCAGTTCGATGCCTCTGCTCTGCTCAACCTCATCAGCTCATGTGACTGGTTTCATCTGGTAGATCCTAAACCAGTGAGAGAG GTGATCCGATATAGGAATGAATTAATGCACTCGTCAGATTTCCATGTGAGTGATTCTTGGATAAAACACTACAATTCAGCACTGAGGAACTTTATACTACAGTTAAGAGATGTAGCTCCCATGGCCACAGCAGAAGAACAGATAAACCAG ATGCTCCAAGCTGATCTGTCTATCCATGTGCATGGCTGGGACCAAACGGATTTGGATGATATAGTCAAAGATTCTGTTCATGATGAGATCAGTGTAGACTCGATCATCCAGTGGGAGGCTGAACTACTCCAACAGCGACTGCAGGAGCTGCTGGAAGAAACAGATGACAGCAATGCTTTG AGTGCAGAAGAGCTGAAGGACCTTG